CTTAATCTTAATTACTATCACTTCAGTGTGTTTAAGGATAACTGGATAGCATTCAATTATTCATAATGAACAAAGCGCTTGCTAGTGTATAAGTGTCTAGCATCCACACTGTATGTTAAGTTATTGGTTTATATTGGTACTTTTAGTGTTGAGCCTAAGCTTTTAACATATCTGTTAATGTTATTATAAAAAGGATTGAACATTTGACGATACAAAAATTAATCATCTAGCAATAAATTAGTACAATTTCGAACTTTAAACATTACTAAGCGGTGTCAGTTTAGTTTTATTGTTCTAAACTGCTTACCGCTTCAGTGCTTATATTGTTATGTTAAATTTAGGCTAGGCTATTGATGTTAAATGTCACCATTCTGCACAGTAAAGTTAAATAGTGTTTCTTAAAATTGTTTAATCCCTTTGATACTGACCCAAGTCGAACAACTTATCTCTAATTGCCCAGAAACGACCACTTTTACGAGCGATCACAATTTCTGGTGGACGTAAACGGTGCTCGTTATTGGCAACCTTGGTTGGGGCTGTATCAGTAAACGGGCGGTGACGATCCACTAAATGGGGATTAATAAAACGCTTTAGAAACTCTTGTTTCTGGGTTTTATTGGAAAGCGTCCACACTTCATTTATTTCATTACCTTCATCACCGATATACACCACTTTAAGCTGCGGTTTATCAAACTTGTTTTTACCCGGCTCTAAACGCATGTCGGTACATTTCATAATCATGGCATCTTTTAGCTTCAACGCATCACGAAGCTTTTTATCAGGATCAACCATGACGGCGTCACACTGGTGGCAACGTCTGGCGGCAATATCATTATCAGCGCCACACTCTTCACAGTATTTAGCACGGAAACGATAACCACATTCTTCACGTTCGCCTGTTTCATCGTCTTCAAAATAGCCTTGGCAACGACGACCATAATGCTCAACTAAAAAGCCTGCGGGATCAAGTTTGCCCCAAAAGCTGTTTTTAAAGCCGCAAGCAGGGCATGGCACCATGACAACTTCACTTTCACTATTAGGTTTAGGATCGCCAACTTCAGGTTGGTATAAGTCGTAACAGTTGCCAGCATATTCAAGCACTAAACAATCTTCTTTGCCTTCGGATAGGCGTAACCCTCGGCCTACAATCTGTTGGTATAGGCTAATAGATTCTGTTGGGCGCAAAATGGCAATTAAATCCACATGGGGCGCATCAAAGCCAGTGGTTAATACCGATACGTTAACAAGGTATTTGATTTTCTGATCTTTAAAATCGTTGATTATGCGATCACGCTCTTCAATACTGGTATCACCAATCACTAAAGCGGCATTTTCGCCAGCCAGATACCCCATAATCTCTTGGGCATGATTGACAGTGGAAGCGAAGATCATCACGCCTTTACGATCTTTGGCGTAGTCGATGACTTGTTCAATGATCATCGGTGTCGCACGTTCCGATTTACTGATGATACTATTTAGATCGGCTTCTTTATAATGTCCTGTAGAAGAGGGCGTGAGCGATGAAAAGTCATAGCCAAGTACGGCCATATCCATCATTTTAGGCTCGGTTAAAAAACCTTCATCTAATAAATAGCGGATCGGCAGCTCAAAAATACAGTCACGGAAGAAGCGATCTTGCTCGGTACGTACTTGACCACGAGTATGGTACTTGTAAATCCATCCCATACCTAAACGATAAGGGGTAGCTGTTAAGCCAAGGATCTTAATGTTGGGGTTTACTTCTTGAACGTGCTTGATGACCTTGCGATACGCGCTGTTTTCATCGTCGGGAACACGGTGACATTCATCAATAACCAGCAGTGAAAACTGTTCTTTGAATTTATCTAAGCTGTTTGCCATTGATTGTACCGAGGCAAAGACTACCTGTTGATCGGTTTCTTTTCGTCCTAATCCAGCTGAGAAAATCGCTGCTTTTAAGCCATAACTTTCGTATTTGGCGTGGTTTTGCTCCACCAGCTCTTTAACGTGGGTTAACACCAATACACGACCACGAGCAATGCGGGCAAGCTCTGCTACTACAAGGCTTTTACCTGCACCTGTCGGTAAGGTGAGTACCGCTGGGGTATTGTGCTTACGAAAGTAATGAAGGGTGGCATTCACGCTATCTTGTTGGTAAGGACGAAGAGTATACATAAAACGGTACTGGCTTAGCTAAAAACCTGACTAGTGTACATTTAACCAGTGGTTTGGCAAAGCCTTTCATTGATGGTGAGAACGTGTCGCTAACTGCAGTGTTTTGCCTCTATCTAGTAGTACTTAGTAACTGTTGGTAAACTTTGGTTACATTTGCGAATCAATAAGGTTTTTGTATGTTCGAGAAAACGTCGAATGTTGTTCTAAAGCGGAGCTGTACGGCATTAACGATATCCGCAATCATGATGTTGTCGGGCTGTAGTCAACCACCAAAGTTAGAAAAAATTGCAGGTTATGCTGAAGGTACGACTTACCACGTGAGCTACTGGTCTAAAGACGAAGTATCGCCTTCAAAAGTAAAAGCACAATTTGATACAGCGTTAGCGGCAATTGATAAAGAGTATTCGACTTATCGTAATGATTCGTATATTTCGAAATTCAACAAAAGCACGTCTACTGAGTGGCAACCAGCGTCGAAAGATTTCATCTATATGGTGTCTTTAGCTCAGTCGATTAATAAAGCCAGTCACGGTTGTTACGATCCGACTGTTCAGCCGTTATATAAACTTTGGGGTTTCCAAGGTGAAACGTTGAATGTGCCAACGGCTGCCCAAATTACCAAGATCCGTGATGATATGGGGATCGACAAAATTGAAATCGATCCTGAGCATTTACGTATTCGCAAAACCATTCCTCAACTTCAACTTGATTTATCGTCAATGGGTGAGGGCTATGCGATTAGCCGTTTAAGCCAAATTCTAGAATCTGATGGTGTCGAGAACTACTTGGTTGAGTTCGGTGGCGATATGAAGATCAAAGGTCATAAGCCAATGGGTGAAAAATGGCGCGTGGCAATTGAACAGCCTATAGCGCTGAAAGACGGTATTCGCCCGTATCAGATCGTGACAATCAATGATGAGAATGGTGTATCGCTAAATACGTCAGGTACTTACCATCATAATTTCAAAGATGGTAAAAAAGACTATTCACACATTTTAGATCCTCGAACTGGTGCGCCAATTACTCACAATTTAGTATCGGCTTCTGTGTTTGGCACTAACCCTGTTGAAGGCGATGCGTGGGCAACAACTATGCTGTGTTTAGGTCCTGATGAAGGTAAAGCAGTGGCGAATGAAGAATCATTGCCGGCTTATTACATTCAAGATGTGAACGATGCCTTTAAGAGTTCGAAGAGTAATGCGCTAATTCATTATAAGAACATTACGTTAAGCCAGCAGAAGTAATGGCTGAAATATAGCTATCAAAGAGTCTTATCTGGATAGATCATCTAGATAAGACTTCTTACTTTTATAATCTAGCTAAAATTTATATCTAGTGTTTAACCTCTACTCATGTTTATTGAAGGTACTAGATCTGAAGCTTTTCTTATTTATCTATTAACCACATTGAGAGTGGATACCGATTTCCAAGATGGCGTGCAGTATCAAACCAAACAACATATCGGAACATTTAAGTTTGAAAGGGTAGATTAGTATTATTAACTATGAAAGGCATAGCTATCTATAGTTATGCCTTTACATTATAAGTAACAGTATTGTGACACGGGTTGACGTTTTTTTATTAAGAGTATTTTACACTTCGAAAAAATTTCAGGTCAGCAAAGTGAAGAGTAATACTACATTTACCGATCAAAGCGATTGTTATGCTGTGGCAAGTTCTATTCAACGCTTTTTATCCGGATTAATCGATCTTCTGGTTTTTAGCGTCATTTCTATCATCCTACTTTATCTTTATAATTTAATACGTTATCAAGAAATATACTCCTTTGGTCATATGATGGGTATGGAATATAACCGAGTGCTCTTGAGTATTCTAAATACGGTTTTATTTCTTATTGTTAATTGGTCTTTTTTTAGAGAAGGTCAGACACTTGGTATGCGTTTTGTCGGAACGCAAATAGTGATGAAAAATGGTTTTAAAGCATCAATGATCACTGTAGTAATTCGACAAATATTCTATTCATATTTAGGGATGATGACCTTTATTATTCCACCGATTCTATTATTTGCTATTAATGGCTTACTGTTAAAGTTCCATCCATGTAAGAGGCTGTTACATGATCTTATTGCAGGTACAATGGTTATTCAAAAGTATTAAGTGAATAAATTTGTCAGTTTAGCTTGGTACGTGTTTTTTGTAGTTTGAGCCAAAAAGACTCTTGGCATCGGCTGGTGAAAATTTTCTTTTTCGGTGCAATTACTTCTCCTTGTGGTTGGGTAATAATTTCGTAATTGATCCAACACTCAGGGCATACACTATCGTCAAGTATACCTAGCGTTTCATCAAACTCAGTGGTTTTTAACATAACGGCACCATTACTAAAGGTTGCACGCTCTTCTGTATGATGGATCTCTACATCATCTTCAAGGTAAGTGTGTTGCTGTATTTTCCTGTCGATAATGAAAGAGTCATTTGTGTTAAAAGCTAAAATGTAGGTAATGAGATCGTTCATGTATAGTCTTCTTATTGATTTACGATAACAACATAGCTGTTTTAATACGCACTGTTGCCATCGTAAATCAAGGAATGAGAGATAACTAGTGTTTGGTCCAAATACGGGTGTTGAGATCTAAGTCATTTACAATATCGATAACGAACTGTAGATCGTGGGCAATGTCTTGCACCGATTCGAAACTGTCAGATTGAGTAAATAGGGCAGGCTCGAAATAGTTTTTACTGTTGCTGATGGCAATGTAAATATTGTTATCAATAAACGACAGTGAGACTTTGCTTTTCGCTTTGGCGACAAAATCTACCAACCTTTCCATCATCGCAGGGGTTAGCAGGTAACGAGCTTCAATTTGATCACTACTATAAACCGAGAAGTGTTGTTCAAAGCGAGGATCTTCGAGTTTTATACGATCTGATTTACGGTTAAATAACTGTGTGACTGAATCGCTAATCGCTGATAAAAACGCATTTTTAGCTGGCACAATTAGTGTTTTGCTGATGAAGCTCTTATTGGCGTCAGCTACAAAGAAAATACCGTTAAAAATGGTTTCCCATTCCTCACGATCTTCTTTTTGGTTTAGGCGCTGTTTTTTAACTTGAGTATTGAGCTCTGAAAAACGCAGCGTGGTTTTGCCTATTTTACCTTCTACGAAATCCTCGCCTTGGTAGCTGTCATAATGAGTTGGAAATAGTTGGCTCGCTTTATAGTCATGCTCAGAGATTGCTGAGAGCGGTTGATATTGAAAACTGTCATTGATGTTAGCCAGTAGAGAAGTGATGACCTTTTCTTTATAAGTCACGCTGTATTGTTTTTTCTGTTTAGAAAAACGTACTAGCATAAAAAGCGAGATAACAAAGGTAGCGATAATACCCAATGGCAAGCTGTTGTAATGCAGCGCAAGCGGGATCGAAATAGCAGCGGTTATTGCACCTGTTGCTAAGGCAATCCATAGCTGTTTGATGACATGTTGACGGGTAGATTCAAGGCTTGAGAGTTGTTCTCTTAAGCCTTGTTCGTATAGGGCAGAAATACGATCTTCCATAATAAGACCTAGTGATAATTACTTGTTGTTAAACAATGCTGCGGCATCAATGTTTTGGCGTTCTACCTCTGGGATCTCAAACAAAGGTAAGGTCTTTAGGTTCATGCTGTTAGCAATAATGCTAGATGGAAACATTTCTACGGCATTGTTGAAGTCAGTAACTGCGGCATTAAAACTACGACGAGAAGCTGATAATTGTGCTTCTACTTCATTCATTGAACGTAATACGGTATCAATATTCTCGTTTGCTTTTAGCTCTGGGTATGCTTCAACCGCGACACGGAAATGGGAAAGGGCGGTACTCATTTGTTTATCTAGCGCAGCTTTTTCATCAGTGCTGGTGGCGCTATTAGCTTGAGAGCGTAGCTCGGTGAGTTCAGTTAATACTGTTTTTTCATGCTGCATGTACGCTTTAGCGGTTTCAATAAGGTTTGGCAGTAAATCAAAGCGTTTTTTCAGCATCACATCAATGCTGGATTCTGCGTTGGCAACTTGGTTTTTCTTACCAATTAATCCATTGCGTAGTGAGATATAGATAAAGGCAAGCAGCACAATAACCGCAATCGTGATAATAAGGCTCATAACATTCCTTGGTTTTGAAAAATGAAAAGCAGGTTTTATGGTGATGATTCTAGCTAAGTTGTCAATAGATTCATACGCTTAACAATCAAAAAAGCCTTGCAATGTATAATGACAATGCAAGGCTTTAAATACGGACGTTAGCGATATTTATGACGCAACGTGTAGCGGTACGGTGCTTTGAACTAATGTTTTTGTCATCATGCAGAATTGTCGACGAGGTACAAAACCTTGACGCTCATAGAAGGTACGAGCGCCAGCATTTCCGATGTTTACCTCAAGCGATAGGGCTTTGATCCCATCATTAATCACGTTTTGTTCTACTTGAGGGAATAGGGCTGAACCTATGCCTTTTTGTCGCCATTCTGGTTTTAAATAGAATTGGTC
The sequence above is a segment of the Photobacterium leiognathi genome. Coding sequences within it:
- a CDS encoding DUF3137 domain-containing protein, which codes for MEDRISALYEQGLREQLSSLESTRQHVIKQLWIALATGAITAAISIPLALHYNSLPLGIIATFVISLFMLVRFSKQKKQYSVTYKEKVITSLLANINDSFQYQPLSAISEHDYKASQLFPTHYDSYQGEDFVEGKIGKTTLRFSELNTQVKKQRLNQKEDREEWETIFNGIFFVADANKSFISKTLIVPAKNAFLSAISDSVTQLFNRKSDRIKLEDPRFEQHFSVYSSDQIEARYLLTPAMMERLVDFVAKAKSKVSLSFIDNNIYIAISNSKNYFEPALFTQSDSFESVQDIAHDLQFVIDIVNDLDLNTRIWTKH
- a CDS encoding FAD:protein FMN transferase; the protein is MFEKTSNVVLKRSCTALTISAIMMLSGCSQPPKLEKIAGYAEGTTYHVSYWSKDEVSPSKVKAQFDTALAAIDKEYSTYRNDSYISKFNKSTSTEWQPASKDFIYMVSLAQSINKASHGCYDPTVQPLYKLWGFQGETLNVPTAAQITKIRDDMGIDKIEIDPEHLRIRKTIPQLQLDLSSMGEGYAISRLSQILESDGVENYLVEFGGDMKIKGHKPMGEKWRVAIEQPIALKDGIRPYQIVTINDENGVSLNTSGTYHHNFKDGKKDYSHILDPRTGAPITHNLVSASVFGTNPVEGDAWATTMLCLGPDEGKAVANEESLPAYYIQDVNDAFKSSKSNALIHYKNITLSQQK
- a CDS encoding LemA family protein; the encoded protein is MSLIITIAVIVLLAFIYISLRNGLIGKKNQVANAESSIDVMLKKRFDLLPNLIETAKAYMQHEKTVLTELTELRSQANSATSTDEKAALDKQMSTALSHFRVAVEAYPELKANENIDTVLRSMNEVEAQLSASRRSFNAAVTDFNNAVEMFPSSIIANSMNLKTLPLFEIPEVERQNIDAAALFNNK
- a CDS encoding DEAD/DEAH box helicase: MYTLRPYQQDSVNATLHYFRKHNTPAVLTLPTGAGKSLVVAELARIARGRVLVLTHVKELVEQNHAKYESYGLKAAIFSAGLGRKETDQQVVFASVQSMANSLDKFKEQFSLLVIDECHRVPDDENSAYRKVIKHVQEVNPNIKILGLTATPYRLGMGWIYKYHTRGQVRTEQDRFFRDCIFELPIRYLLDEGFLTEPKMMDMAVLGYDFSSLTPSSTGHYKEADLNSIISKSERATPMIIEQVIDYAKDRKGVMIFASTVNHAQEIMGYLAGENAALVIGDTSIEERDRIINDFKDQKIKYLVNVSVLTTGFDAPHVDLIAILRPTESISLYQQIVGRGLRLSEGKEDCLVLEYAGNCYDLYQPEVGDPKPNSESEVVMVPCPACGFKNSFWGKLDPAGFLVEHYGRRCQGYFEDDETGEREECGYRFRAKYCEECGADNDIAARRCHQCDAVMVDPDKKLRDALKLKDAMIMKCTDMRLEPGKNKFDKPQLKVVYIGDEGNEINEVWTLSNKTQKQEFLKRFINPHLVDRHRPFTDTAPTKVANNEHRLRPPEIVIARKSGRFWAIRDKLFDLGQYQRD
- a CDS encoding RDD family protein encodes the protein MKSNTTFTDQSDCYAVASSIQRFLSGLIDLLVFSVISIILLYLYNLIRYQEIYSFGHMMGMEYNRVLLSILNTVLFLIVNWSFFREGQTLGMRFVGTQIVMKNGFKASMITVVIRQIFYSYLGMMTFIIPPILLFAINGLLLKFHPCKRLLHDLIAGTMVIQKY